ACGGCCACCTGCTCGTGCTGCAGCGAGTATGGAAATTTCCACTGCACTGCCTGCGCTCTGCCAGCGCCAGCCCGAGCGGCCGCGGGGAGCCGGGGGCCTCGCCCGCGCTCCTGGCAGCGGCTCCGCCGTGCCGCCTCCGCCTGCGCTCTGCCTTCTGCCTTTATGCGCCTCGGCCTCGCTGCTGTGCGATGGGCTCCGGAGGGGCTTTTCCCCAGGAATGTCCCCGTGCAGCTGCAGCGTGCTCCGCTGATAGCGAGGGCAGTGTCTGTCCCATTGTCCTCCTCCCGGTCCCCAGTGCCGGCGAGCTCTGGCCGTCCCTGTCCCACAGGGGCAGGCCAGATGTGACCTCTGGCACGTGCGGCCTTGTTGCCAATATTGGGAGCTCGAAACGAATTTGGTTTATAAAAGAGACATTGTTTATTCTGCGCGGGGCTCAAGGCTGATTCCACGTATCAAGAACACCAAGGGGTAAAAAGTTACATCTCTTTTACAGAACCTACCTATCTAATGCACATTCTCCGCCTACCCAGAGTATGTTTATTTGTGTAATGTGATCTTACCCAATGCTTGAAACGAGTTCTTTTATGAAGCAACTTCTATTGTAAAAGTTTACCTGACAGCATTAGTTCAAAAGGCGAGAAAATTCAGTTCAAAGACGTCAATTCCTTTACCAGAAGTTATCTGACGACATCATTACGGTTACAAAAGGTGAGAAGATTCAGCCCAGGGACACAAAATTCACCTCGAAGGGTCCCTGACCTTCAGCCAGCGGTCCCGGCGAGGCGCGAGGATCCCTCTGCGCCTGCGCGCCCCCCCTTCCCGCGCGGGGCGCTGCGCGTGCGCGTACCCCGgccccctccccctcccaggCTCGCCGTGAGGGAGCGGCAAGATGGCGCTGGGCTCTCGCCAAGGCTGCCGCTGGTGCGGCCGTGCCGCCCTGGGGCAGCCGAGGCGGCGGCGAGTCCCGGAGCGGGCGGACCCGGGCGAGTGCTCAGCGCGGCCGTACTCGGAGGGCGGCAGAGCTGCCGAGGCGGCGGGAGGGgcggagctgctggaggtgttCTGGCGGCGGCGCTTTCtgcggggcggcgcggggccgctGCCCTGGAGCGCCTACCTGAGCGGCCGCCATCCCGGCTTCGGGCCGCTGGGCGCGGCGCTGCGCGCCAATCTGGCGGCACAGTGGTGGGACTCGGCGCTGCCCATGCGGGAGCAGGTGTTCCCCGTGGACGCCCCGCTCCACGGCCCGCCCGGCGCTCCGGGGGACGCGCAGGGGCTGCGGCTGCTGCATCCGGAGACGCTGCGCGAAGCCCTCCAGGGCTGTGGGCAGAACCCTGGCGGCCCAGCCCTGGAAGAAGTGCTGGGGGCCACGGGGGTGCTGCGGGAGAGCCTCCTGCCCGGTAGGTCCCGGGCGGCTGCGCTCAGTCTGTACCCTGCGCGAAGCAGCTgcattttaagggatttttccagctgcGTTAGTGCGCCAGGAATGTTCCTTCTGTAGGCTGTGAATTTGTGTGCTTTTCTAGGACCTGACCAGCACAGGTGGGCAGTGGATGCGCTCCCTGTAATTTGGGGCAAAGTCCATTGAAATCAGCGTGCCCAGAGGAACCAGCCTGCTTACCCCATGTCTGCAAAACACCAATGCTAATAAAGCTAGTGGGACTGCATGTACAAACAACACTTTTATAATATGTGCTTCATTTGTTGTTGGTAGAGTTAAAACATCAAAAACTTTCCTGTGGCCACTAAAGTCAGGGCTTTGTCTTTTATAGGTGCTCTGGCGCAATATGTCAGCTGCTTAGAGCTGGTCAACAGAAGACTACCCTGTGGCCTTGCTCAAATTGGAGTGTGCTTTCATTCTGTTCCAGAAAGTGAACATTCTGTTCCCGAAAATGaacaacacaacaaaaaccTTACAAGGTAGAGTAATAGAGGAGTTAATCCCTTATCATACCTAAACCAACTGTCTCacttttggattatttttgaATGCTGTTTCTTGCTTTTCCCCTGTTATTTCCCAAGGTGTTAACTTGCTGCCCTTGCTGTTGTTTAAAGAATAGGCGAGAGGACCACATCTTTGCTTGCATGGTTTAGTTCTCCCAGAACTGCAGGACAGTGGCTCGATTACTGGCTACGCCAGAGGCTCCAGTGGTGGAGAAAGGTAACAGCATATCCATGGGGAATCTTGGCCTGATCCTTTATATCTCATGGGGGAAATAGTCACCCTGGTTGGTTTTATGGCATTACATTGCTGGCCTGTTGTAGGCACTCAAATAGGTGTATTTCTCGTGGAAATTGAGAAGCTACTGAAGTTGATGACAAACTTGATAAGTAGTTTATAATGTGACTTGCAGAAAGGcaaatgttttgtgtttgtCAGTGATGTGAGATGAAAATGCCATTAAACAACCAATAGATTTGAGCTGTAACTTATAAAAACCTTTTGCTGAAAATCGCAGACTTCAGTTTGCATTGCAGACTTGTTTTTTGTAGTTACTATGGGATTCCTAGTAGTGATCACCTCTTACATCTCTTATTTTCAGTTTGCTGTAGGCCCGTCTAACTTCAGCAG
This window of the Poecile atricapillus isolate bPoeAtr1 chromosome 17, bPoeAtr1.hap1, whole genome shotgun sequence genome carries:
- the POLG2 gene encoding DNA polymerase subunit gamma-2, mitochondrial isoform X3 → MALGSRQGCRWCGRAALGQPRRRRVPERADPGECSARPYSEGGRAAEAAGGAELLEVFWRRRFLRGGAGPLPWSAYLSGRHPGFGPLGAALRANLAAQWWDSALPMREQVFPVDAPLHGPPGAPGDAQGLRLLHPETLREALQGCGQNPGGPALEEVLGATGVLRESLLPGALAQYVSCLELVNRRLPCGLAQIGVCFHSVPESEHSVPENEQHNKNLTRIGERTTSLLAWFSSPRTAGQWLDYWLRQRLQWWRKFAVGPSNFSSSDFQDEEGRRGFKLQYNFPWGIETIETLKNLGDTELLQLYPGEKLKLLGRDGRKNVIPHVLSVNGNLDRGVLAYLFDSLQLVENPLTAKQNSQRKV
- the POLG2 gene encoding DNA polymerase subunit gamma-2, mitochondrial isoform X1; amino-acid sequence: MALGSRQGCRWCGRAALGQPRRRRVPERADPGECSARPYSEGGRAAEAAGGAELLEVFWRRRFLRGGAGPLPWSAYLSGRHPGFGPLGAALRANLAAQWWDSALPMREQVFPVDAPLHGPPGAPGDAQGLRLLHPETLREALQGCGQNPGGPALEEVLGATGVLRESLLPGALAQYVSCLELVNRRLPCGLAQIGVCFHSVPESEHSVPENEQHNKNLTRIGERTTSLLAWFSSPRTAGQWLDYWLRQRLQWWRKFAVGPSNFSSSDFQDEEGRRGFKLQYNFPWGIETIETLKNLGDTELLQLYPGEKLKLLGRDGRKNVIPHVLSVNGNLDRGVLAYLFDSLQLVENPLTAKQNSQRKVLKLHPCLAPLKVALDVGKGPTTELRQVCQGLFNELTENGISVWPGYLETGHVSLENLYAKYDEMSILFMVMISDGTLENGVVQLRSRDTTMKEMMHISRLKDFLTKYVTSAKNV
- the POLG2 gene encoding DNA polymerase subunit gamma-2, mitochondrial isoform X2, producing the protein MALGSRQGCRWCGRAALGQPRRRRVPERADPGECSARPYSEGGRAAEAAGGAELLEVFWRRRFLRGGAGPLPWSAYLSGRHPGFGPLGAALRANLAAQWWDSALPMREQVFPVDAPLHGPPGAPGDAQGLRLLHPETLREALQGCGQNPGGPALEEVLGATGVLRESLLPGALAQYVSCLELVNRRLPCGLAQIGVCFHSVPESEHSVPENEQHNKNLTRIGERTTSLLAWFSSPRTAGQWLDYWLRQRLQWWRKFAVGPSNFSSSDFQDEEGRRGFKLQYNFPWGIETIETLKNLGDTELLQLYPGEKLKLLGRDGRKNVIPHVLSVNGNLDRGVLAYLFDSLQLVENPLTAKQNSQRKVCQGLFNELTENGISVWPGYLETGHVSLENLYAKYDEMSILFMVMISDGTLENGVVQLRSRDTTMKEMMHISRLKDFLTKYVTSAKNV